CGAAAATTCTCAAGAAATCACTCAACAGAAAACTACTCTTAGCAAAGCAtattgaggattattgggagtcgagcctcgattaaggggaggctattcgagagctccctAAGTCtcagggctctagagaaaggagtcgaggctcgattaaggggaggcttatagtgtactttgttcgagggaagaattgttgaggattattgggaatgagtctcacattggttaatttagtcgaagatcatgagtttataagtgaagaatactatctccattggtatgaagccttttgagaagcccaaagcaaagttacgagagcttatgctcaaagtggacaatataataccattgtggagagacGTGATTCATAACAAAGCATGCTTACCTTTGGAATTCTTATGATTAAGCTACGGGAAACGAAGTTGTACCTTGTTGGTATAGCTAGTATTACTCTCATTCGAATGTGACATCAGTCCATTCATATACTCCTCATTTACTCGAGTGTTGCAATAGCTGACATTCACATGACAACAAAGGGAAGAACGTGACCTACAAAATAAAGCAAAACTGCACGCTAACGCAATACTCGTCGTTTACGTGACAACAACGATAAATTTccattaaatacaaaatcaaatatgatatatatatatatatatatatatatatatatatatatatatattttaagaatttgcTAATTTCCCTAACATCaagatgatatttttttaattattttggtcCGACAAAGATGGAAGGGATCATGTTTTTTAGTGTTGGGCAGAGTAAAGAATCCATGTGTCCTTCTTCAACCTTAGTCTCCCCTTCTGACTGGATTCTCTTCTCGCCACGTCATCCATTCCAAAGCTGACACatatattaatcatttttatattaataattatttttgtaggtCCAATCCCAATTCCCCCAAGTACTCAAAGTGCATGAATCCAACTCCTATATATTCTCCCTTCCCCCTCCCTCTCCCTTTCAGTCCCAACCTTAATTTCCACAACCGAACccaaccgaaccgaaccgaaccgaacccaaCCATGCCTTCCTCTTCCGTTTCTATTCTCTCTCGATGCTCTGTTTTTCCCGATCAACCTTCCTCCCTCGCCTCCCTCAAGCTCTCTGTTTCCGATCTTCCGATGCTCTCCTGTCACTATATTCAAAAGggtgttcttcttccttctcctccttACTCTGTTTCtgatttcttctcctttctcaAACGAGCTCTCTCCGCCACTCTCTCCCACTTCCCCCCTCTCGCCGGCCGCTTCTCCACTGACTCCGACAGCCATGTTCACATACTTTGCAATGATTCCGGGGTTGAATTCATTGAGGCGAAGGCTAAACATATCACTCTTAATACCCTTATCTCTCCCGGCGATGTCCCCGATTACTTCAAGGAGTTTTTTCAATTCGATCACACTATTAGCTACTCCGGCCACTTTAAGCCCTTGCTAGCTGTTCAGGTTTGTTCGtgatgttttaaatgaatgtaaCATGTCTCAAACAATGAATCCCCTGTTTTGGAATTTGACGGCggaatatttgaatttggttttgATAGGTGACGGAGCTAGCTGATGGAGTGTTTGTTGGGTGTACTGTCAACCATGCTGTCACCGACGGGACCTCTTTCTGGCACTTTTTCAACACATTGGCTGAAATTTGCAAAGGGACTAAGAAGATATCGAAGTCGCCGGATTTCTGTAGAGACACTGTTTTTAACTCGCCGGCGGTGCTGAAATTTCCCGAAGGTGGTCCGGTGGTGACGTTCAACGGCGATGAGCCGTTGAGAGAGAGGATTTTTCACTTTACGCGAGAATCCATTTTGAAGCTGAAGCTGAAGGCCAACACGAACAACCAGATCGCCGGACGGAAGCCGGTCAATGGGTTTGCCGACGCTGTTGAGATTTTGGGGAAACAGGGGAATGACAGTTGGAAAACCGTCAACGGGAATATAACGTCCGTCTTGGAGAATTTGATTAAAACTAACGTCCCAAATCGGACGGCTGAGATTTCGTCTTTCCAATCGTTGTGCGGACAATTGTGGCGCTCTGTGACACGTGCGAGGAAACTAGACCCGTCTAAAACGACGACGTTTCGTATAGCGGTGAACTGCCGTCACCGGCTGAATCCACGGCTGGAGCCGTATTACTTCGGCAACGCGATACAGAGTACTCCGACGGTGGCGTCGGTCGGAGAGCTTCTGTCGAACGATCTCTGGTGGTGCGCCGATCTGCTGCATAAAAACGTAGTGGCATACGATGATGCCACCGTCCGCCGGGAAATCGCCAATTGGGAGAGCCATCCACGGCTATTCCCTCTCGGAAACAACGACGGTGCGTCAATCACCATGGGCAGCTCGCCGAGATTTCCGATGTACGACAACGATTTCGGTTGGGGCCGTCCAATCGCCGTCCGAAGCGGAAGAGCCAACAAATTCGACGGCAAGATCTCCGCCTTCCCCGGTCGAGATGGTAACGGCAGCATCGATCTGGAAATCGTTCTCTCGCCGGAAACAATGGCCGGCCTCGAGCGGGACCCAGATTTTATGCAGTATGTCTCAACAACTACAGTATGAGGTGGGACCCACAGAGTAAAATATCTTCCGACGAACCAATTACCGTTTAGgggtaaaaagtaaaaaaaaaaaaaaacaatatatattatattatattatattatatataaagttcCAAATCGTCTCTAAAACTGTGAGCGAGTGTGTGGAATTTGATTAAGAAACATAAAACGGCGGCGTTTATCTTATAATTATGTTTACTAGGTTGTCCGTGATCTTTATAGCTTGTAACTTTCCCAcgtgatgaaaaaaaaaaataataaataattgtattcCACTCtccttattttaatatttaatttctagtcgaaattttgaattataatttactcatcaattaattaagatattaaattcatGTCACACTTAACGAATTTTAGACGCTACGGGATGGAACGGAAGGGCAAATGTGGAATTTGAATGGCTTGGAATGGTCCAATGAAATGTTGACAACGCAGGTGGGAGATGGTGAGGCGCAGTCCTTGTCACAAAAGGGGGAATGGCCAAAAATGGTGTAACCAAAGCAGCTGAATTTGTAAGGGAGAAAGTGTGATATGAGCGAAGTTCAATGTGCTAAGCTCAAAAGACCTTCTTTTAGAACAACATATCTATTTTCGTCAATTGCTATGTccagagagtgagagagagagaccacAACTGTGTTCTTCAATTACATTCATTGGTGGATGAATTTACCTTTAACAATCCATTTTGGCAAACCAATTTGAACCCACTCTCTACCATTACCATCCCATCTTCTCCATTTATCGAATTGTATCGATTCATCTGTATGCTCAAATCTTATTTCCCAATCGATTAAATGATTGGATAGCTACTCAGCTGCTTACTGTACTATCTCTCTCGACCCATTTACTTATGTATGTTGAGCGAGAATACTTTATGATTTTTAGGTCTTCCCATTACGAGTCATAGTATCCAAAGAGGGCATGTTGCAAGAGCGTACGTGAGTGTTAAGCATAAGAGTCATGCCTGAAAGTCAGTTGTAGCTGTCTGGTTCCACATTCCTAGATTAAGATTTTCAAGTTTTCGAGGACTTCAACTATCTTGTATCAAGTGAAGACAAGGAGTCGTCAATCACAGTATAGTACTAGTTGGAGCAAAACTCACACACATCTACGGATGGAAGGTGAGATCATATTTACTTGCTTGTCACCTAGTTATGCATGATCATGGTTCTTTCGGAGCCAACAAAAAGACCTTGACGAAATGAGTTACAGTCATGATAATTGCTtaccaaaaatttaatattttacgaGTTATCTTGAGTTGAAACACCCGAACAGTACAAAATAGAACTAACAGTCTACGTGTGTTGGATTAATGACGATATAAACTACCAAGTTAACcatattttgttcttcttcggGTTTAATGAATATATACCCAATGAATGTATATTATAGCA
This portion of the Cucurbita pepo subsp. pepo cultivar mu-cu-16 chromosome LG08, ASM280686v2, whole genome shotgun sequence genome encodes:
- the LOC111801085 gene encoding uncharacterized acetyltransferase At3g50280-like, with translation MPSSSVSILSRCSVFPDQPSSLASLKLSVSDLPMLSCHYIQKGVLLPSPPYSVSDFFSFLKRALSATLSHFPPLAGRFSTDSDSHVHILCNDSGVEFIEAKAKHITLNTLISPGDVPDYFKEFFQFDHTISYSGHFKPLLAVQVTELADGVFVGCTVNHAVTDGTSFWHFFNTLAEICKGTKKISKSPDFCRDTVFNSPAVLKFPEGGPVVTFNGDEPLRERIFHFTRESILKLKLKANTNNQIAGRKPVNGFADAVEILGKQGNDSWKTVNGNITSVLENLIKTNVPNRTAEISSFQSLCGQLWRSVTRARKLDPSKTTTFRIAVNCRHRLNPRLEPYYFGNAIQSTPTVASVGELLSNDLWWCADLLHKNVVAYDDATVRREIANWESHPRLFPLGNNDGASITMGSSPRFPMYDNDFGWGRPIAVRSGRANKFDGKISAFPGRDGNGSIDLEIVLSPETMAGLERDPDFMQYVSTTTV